One genomic segment of Strix aluco isolate bStrAlu1 chromosome 7, bStrAlu1.hap1, whole genome shotgun sequence includes these proteins:
- the MMS19 gene encoding MMS19 nucleotide excision repair protein homolog isoform X2, whose amino-acid sequence MDGEKDPRNLLVAFQIVRDLIAKSYALGPFVEELFEVTSCYFPIDFTPPPNDPHGIQREDLILSLRAVLASTPQFAEFLLPLLIEKMDSDLQSAKLDSLQTLTACCAIYGQKELQEFLPSLWSSLRREVFQTASEKVEAECLAALHALSACLSRSVLSSDTEDLLDSFLSSILQDCRHHLCEPDMKLVWPSAKLLQAAAGASLRSYHRVTRSVLPLLLEQYTKHPQSSQRRTILEMLLGFLELQQKWGYVEEDESTLLSLQAQVCSVVFSALTDPSVQLQLVGIRALTVLGSLQGFLSPSDLELVVDHLIRLALREEDSQSSEAAMEAAGSLAPIYPKVFSGRMVPRLEEELQSEREEESSRDRCSLRQRCLQALAAVSTHTSIVRETVPVLLQHLRKVQKGSETGSAQDMVSACQSLHRVALQCQQDAEGCWYYHQTVVPCLLAMAVQAAMQESAHPLLGKALLEEEVLAAMVPIISAATTHLSPELAAQSVSHVVPLFLDGEVSFLPQNSFPCSFQPFEDGECLEAQRRLVALLMAFICSLPRDVAIPQQERLLRELLVLSCSCNCPFTATTAAKCFAGLVNKHPAGQQLDEILQLAVNRMEPGLAEGPRRTQVLTLLLWVTKALVLRYHPLSSRLTDKLLGLLGDVELGPAVADGFSLLMAESPDVLHKGCHADVRIMFRQRFFTDNVPKLVQGFHGAGPDVKANYLKGLSHVLNHLPKPVLVTELPTLLSLLLEALSCSDRVVQLSTLSCLQPLLLEAPQIMSLHVDTLVTKFLSLTSSPAMAVRIAALRCAHALTSLPTTVLLPYKARVIRALAKPLDDKKRLVRKEAVAARGEWFLLGSPGR is encoded by the exons TTCCTGCTCCCTCTGCTCATTGAGAAGATGGATTCAGACCTGCAAAGTGCCAAGCTTGACTCCCTGCAGACTCTG ACTGCCTGCTGTGCCATCTACGGGCAGAAGGAGCTGCAGGAATTTCTCCCCAGCCTCTGGTCATCCCTACGCAGGGAG GTGTTCCAGACAGCGAGCGAGAAGGTTGAGGCGGAGTGCCTGGCCGCACTGCACgccctctctgcctgcctctcccgcTCTGTGCTCAGCTCTGACACCGAGGATCTGTTGGATTCTTTCCTCAGCAGCATCCTGCAAG ATTGCAGGCACCATCTGTGCGAGCCTGACATGAAGCTGGTGTGGCCAAGTGCCAagctcctgcaggcagcagcgggTGCCTCCCTCCGCTCCTACCACCGCGTCACCCGCAGCGTCCTGCCCCTGCTGCTGGAGCAGTACACCAAGCACCCACAG agcagccagaggAGGACAATCCTGGAAATGCTGCTGGGCTTCCTGGAGTTGCAGCAGAAGTGGGGATATGTGGAAGAAG ATGAGAGCACTCTGCTGTCGCTGCAAGCCCAGGTTTGCTCTGTGGTGTTCTCGGCGCTGACGGATCCCagtgtgcagctgcagctggtcGGGATCAGGGCACTGACTGTCCTGGGCTCCCTGCAAG GCTTCCTGTCTCCCTCTGACCTGGAGCTGGTTGTGGATCACCTCATCCGTCTCGCTCTGCGCGAGGAGGATTCCCAGAGCAG CGAAGCAGCGATGGAGGCAGCCGGATCTCTGGCCCCCATCTACCCAAAGGTTTTCTCTGGACGCATGGTACCCAGGCTTGAAGAGGAGCTGCAGTCGG agcGGGAGGAGGAGAGCTCCCGTGACCGCTGCTCCCTGCGGCAGCGGTGCCTGCAGGCCCTGGCAGCTGTGTCCACTCACACCAGCATCGTGAGGGAGACTGTCCCAGTCCTGCTGCAGCATCTCCGGAAGGTGCAGAAAG GGAGCGAGACCGGGAGCGCCCAAGACATGGTCTCTGCGTGCCAGAGCCTGCACCGCGTGGCCCTGCAGTGCCAGCAGGACGCGGAGGGCTGCTGGTACTACCACCAGACAGTGGTGCCCTGCCTGCTGGCCATGGCCGTGCAGGCTGCGATGCAAG AGAGCGCCCACCCGCTGCTGGGCAAGGCACTGCTGGAGGAAGAGGTGCTGGCTGCCATGGTCCCCATCATCAGCGCTGCCACCACTCACCTGAGCCCTGA GCTGGCTGCCCAGAGTGTATCTCATGTGGTGCCCCTCTTCCTAGACGGAGAGGTCTCCTTCCTGCCCCAGAACAGTTTTCcctgctccttccagccctttgAG GATGGGGAGTGCTTGGAGGCACAGAGACGTCTCGTTGCCCTCCTCATGGCCTTCATCTGCTCCTTGCCCCGTGAT GTGGCAATTCCTCAGCAGGAACGGCTGCTCCgggagctgctggtgctgagctgctccTGCAACTGCCCCTTCACAGCCACCACAGCTGCCAAGTGCTTTGCGGGGCTGGTGAACAAGCACCCGGCGG ggcagcagctggatGAGATCCTGCAGCTTGCAGTGAACAGGATGGAGCCTGGCCTGGCGGAGGGGCCCCGCCGGACGCAGGTGCTCACCCTGCTGCTCTGG GTGACCAAAGCCCTGGTGCTGCGCTACCACCCCCTGAGCTCCCGCCTGACAGACAAG CTGCTGGGCCTGCTGGGCGACGTGGAGCTGGGCCCCGCCGTGGCCGATGGCTTCTCCCTGCTCATGGCCGAGTCGCCGGACGTGCTGCACAAGGGCTGCCACGCCGACGTTCGCATCATGTTCCGCCAGCGCTTCTTCACCGATAACGTCCCCAAGCTGGTGCAGGGCTTCCACGGGGCTGGCCCCG ATGTGAAGGCCAATTACCTGAAGGGCCTGTCCCATGTGCTCAaccacctccccaagcctgtgctGGTGACGGAGCTGCCCACG TTGCTTTCCCTCCTGCTTGAGGCCTTGTCCTGCTCAGACCGCGTGGTGCAGCTCTCCACCCTGAGCTGCCTCCAGCCGCTGCTGCTGGAAGCTCCCCAGATCATGAGCCTGCACGTCGACACGCTGGTCACCAAGTTCCTCAGCCTCACCTCCAGCCCCGCCATG GCTGTCCGCATCGCCGCCCTGCGCTGTGCCCACGCGCTTACCAGCCTGCCCACAACAGTG CTGCTCCCGTACAAGGCCCGAGTTATCCGGGCACTGGCCAAGCCTTTGGATGACAAGAAGAGACTGGTGCGGAAGGAGGCGGTGGCAGCACGGGGGGAATG GTTCCTGCTGGGGAGCCCGGGCAGGTGA
- the MMS19 gene encoding MMS19 nucleotide excision repair protein homolog isoform X3, which yields MPQPVPSGVFSGVRVPCGGWKGKPPNDPHGIQREDLILSLRAVLASTPQFAEFLLPLLIEKMDSDLQSAKLDSLQTLTACCAIYGQKELQEFLPSLWSSLRREVFQTASEKVEAECLAALHALSACLSRSVLSSDTEDLLDSFLSSILQDCRHHLCEPDMKLVWPSAKLLQAAAGASLRSYHRVTRSVLPLLLEQYTKHPQSSQRRTILEMLLGFLELQQKWGYVEEDESTLLSLQAQVCSVVFSALTDPSVQLQLVGIRALTVLGSLQGFLSPSDLELVVDHLIRLALREEDSQSSEAAMEAAGSLAPIYPKVFSGRMVPRLEEELQSEREEESSRDRCSLRQRCLQALAAVSTHTSIVRETVPVLLQHLRKVQKGSETGSAQDMVSACQSLHRVALQCQQDAEGCWYYHQTVVPCLLAMAVQAAMQESAHPLLGKALLEEEVLAAMVPIISAATTHLSPELAAQSVSHVVPLFLDGEVSFLPQNSFPCSFQPFEDGECLEAQRRLVALLMAFICSLPRDVAIPQQERLLRELLVLSCSCNCPFTATTAAKCFAGLVNKHPAGQQLDEILQLAVNRMEPGLAEGPRRTQVLTLLLWVTKALVLRYHPLSSRLTDKLLGLLGDVELGPAVADGFSLLMAESPDVLHKGCHADVRIMFRQRFFTDNVPKLVQGFHGAGPDVKANYLKGLSHVLNHLPKPVLVTELPTLLSLLLEALSCSDRVVQLSTLSCLQPLLLEAPQIMSLHVDTLVTKFLSLTSSPAMAVRIAALRCAHALTSLPTTVLLPYKARVIRALAKPLDDKKRLVRKEAVAARGEWFLLGSPGR from the exons TTCCTGCTCCCTCTGCTCATTGAGAAGATGGATTCAGACCTGCAAAGTGCCAAGCTTGACTCCCTGCAGACTCTG ACTGCCTGCTGTGCCATCTACGGGCAGAAGGAGCTGCAGGAATTTCTCCCCAGCCTCTGGTCATCCCTACGCAGGGAG GTGTTCCAGACAGCGAGCGAGAAGGTTGAGGCGGAGTGCCTGGCCGCACTGCACgccctctctgcctgcctctcccgcTCTGTGCTCAGCTCTGACACCGAGGATCTGTTGGATTCTTTCCTCAGCAGCATCCTGCAAG ATTGCAGGCACCATCTGTGCGAGCCTGACATGAAGCTGGTGTGGCCAAGTGCCAagctcctgcaggcagcagcgggTGCCTCCCTCCGCTCCTACCACCGCGTCACCCGCAGCGTCCTGCCCCTGCTGCTGGAGCAGTACACCAAGCACCCACAG agcagccagaggAGGACAATCCTGGAAATGCTGCTGGGCTTCCTGGAGTTGCAGCAGAAGTGGGGATATGTGGAAGAAG ATGAGAGCACTCTGCTGTCGCTGCAAGCCCAGGTTTGCTCTGTGGTGTTCTCGGCGCTGACGGATCCCagtgtgcagctgcagctggtcGGGATCAGGGCACTGACTGTCCTGGGCTCCCTGCAAG GCTTCCTGTCTCCCTCTGACCTGGAGCTGGTTGTGGATCACCTCATCCGTCTCGCTCTGCGCGAGGAGGATTCCCAGAGCAG CGAAGCAGCGATGGAGGCAGCCGGATCTCTGGCCCCCATCTACCCAAAGGTTTTCTCTGGACGCATGGTACCCAGGCTTGAAGAGGAGCTGCAGTCGG agcGGGAGGAGGAGAGCTCCCGTGACCGCTGCTCCCTGCGGCAGCGGTGCCTGCAGGCCCTGGCAGCTGTGTCCACTCACACCAGCATCGTGAGGGAGACTGTCCCAGTCCTGCTGCAGCATCTCCGGAAGGTGCAGAAAG GGAGCGAGACCGGGAGCGCCCAAGACATGGTCTCTGCGTGCCAGAGCCTGCACCGCGTGGCCCTGCAGTGCCAGCAGGACGCGGAGGGCTGCTGGTACTACCACCAGACAGTGGTGCCCTGCCTGCTGGCCATGGCCGTGCAGGCTGCGATGCAAG AGAGCGCCCACCCGCTGCTGGGCAAGGCACTGCTGGAGGAAGAGGTGCTGGCTGCCATGGTCCCCATCATCAGCGCTGCCACCACTCACCTGAGCCCTGA GCTGGCTGCCCAGAGTGTATCTCATGTGGTGCCCCTCTTCCTAGACGGAGAGGTCTCCTTCCTGCCCCAGAACAGTTTTCcctgctccttccagccctttgAG GATGGGGAGTGCTTGGAGGCACAGAGACGTCTCGTTGCCCTCCTCATGGCCTTCATCTGCTCCTTGCCCCGTGAT GTGGCAATTCCTCAGCAGGAACGGCTGCTCCgggagctgctggtgctgagctgctccTGCAACTGCCCCTTCACAGCCACCACAGCTGCCAAGTGCTTTGCGGGGCTGGTGAACAAGCACCCGGCGG ggcagcagctggatGAGATCCTGCAGCTTGCAGTGAACAGGATGGAGCCTGGCCTGGCGGAGGGGCCCCGCCGGACGCAGGTGCTCACCCTGCTGCTCTGG GTGACCAAAGCCCTGGTGCTGCGCTACCACCCCCTGAGCTCCCGCCTGACAGACAAG CTGCTGGGCCTGCTGGGCGACGTGGAGCTGGGCCCCGCCGTGGCCGATGGCTTCTCCCTGCTCATGGCCGAGTCGCCGGACGTGCTGCACAAGGGCTGCCACGCCGACGTTCGCATCATGTTCCGCCAGCGCTTCTTCACCGATAACGTCCCCAAGCTGGTGCAGGGCTTCCACGGGGCTGGCCCCG ATGTGAAGGCCAATTACCTGAAGGGCCTGTCCCATGTGCTCAaccacctccccaagcctgtgctGGTGACGGAGCTGCCCACG TTGCTTTCCCTCCTGCTTGAGGCCTTGTCCTGCTCAGACCGCGTGGTGCAGCTCTCCACCCTGAGCTGCCTCCAGCCGCTGCTGCTGGAAGCTCCCCAGATCATGAGCCTGCACGTCGACACGCTGGTCACCAAGTTCCTCAGCCTCACCTCCAGCCCCGCCATG GCTGTCCGCATCGCCGCCCTGCGCTGTGCCCACGCGCTTACCAGCCTGCCCACAACAGTG CTGCTCCCGTACAAGGCCCGAGTTATCCGGGCACTGGCCAAGCCTTTGGATGACAAGAAGAGACTGGTGCGGAAGGAGGCGGTGGCAGCACGGGGGGAATG GTTCCTGCTGGGGAGCCCGGGCAGGTGA